ACTGAGAGGCCCTCCTTTCCCTGAACAATGTTGGTCTCCCTGCCAGCCCCTGCTTTCACCCCAGTAACACCCAGGCAGGGCTGTCGGGCTGTGGCCCAAGGCTCACTCTTAACTTCCTCCACAAGGTTCTCAAGGGACAGGCTGACCAGGAAAACAGGGGCCGTGTGCCCTCAAGGACCCTGCAGAGGTGGCCTTGGTTAAAGCCAAGGTGGAATCTCCCTGCTGAAGGTGCTCACCATctcattctccctcctccaggtgCCCTCAttgcctgccctcctgcccacacTCCTGCCTGCTGTCCCTGATCAGAGTCATCATGCCTCGGGGGCAAAAGAGTAAGCTCCGTGCCCGTGAGAAACGCCGTCAGGCCCGTGGTGAGACTCAGAGTCTCAGGGGTGCTCAGGCCActggagcagcagcagaagaGTCCCCCTCCTCTCCTGTTTCTGGGGGTACTCCTCCGAGCTCCCCTGCTGCTGGCACTCCCCAGGAGCCTCAGGGAGCCCCAGTCACTAGCTCTCCTGATGCAGGTGTTTCATGCCCCAGATCTGATGAAGGTGCCAAGAGCCAAGATGAGCAAAATGCAAGCACCTCCCAGGCAGCAACGTCCACTCAGAGCACTCACAAAGATCCTCTAACCAGGAAGGTGAGCATGTTGGTGCAGTTCCTGCTGGAGAAGTATAAAATGAAGGAGCCCATTGTGCAGGCAGCACTACTGAAGATTGTCAACAAAAAGTACAAGGAGCACTTCCCTGAGATCCTCAGGAGAAGCTCTGAGCACTTGGAGCTGGTCTTTGGTCTCGAATTGAAGGAAGTCGACCCCAGCAACCACGTCTATATCCTTGTCAGCAAGCTGGGCCTCCTCGGCAATGAAAGTCTGAGTAGTGATAAGGGTTTGCCCAAGACCAGTCTCCTGATGACACTCCTGGGCGTGATCTTCATGAAGGGCAACCGTGCCACTGAGGAGGAGATCTGGGAATTCCTCAATGTGTTGGGGGTCTATGCTGAGAGAAAGAACCTGATCTTCGGGGAGCCCAGGAAGCTTATCACCAAAGATTTCGTGCAAGAAAAGTACCTGGAGTACCGGCAGGTGCCCAACAGTGATCCTCCATGCTACGAATTCCTGTGGGGCCCCAGAGCCTATGCTGAAACCAATAAGATGAAGGTGCTGGAGGTTCTGGCCAAGATCAATGATACCGTCCCTACTGCCTTCCCAAACCTGTATGAGGAGGctttgagagatgaggaagagagagcaggagtGAAATTCGCAGCCAGGGCTGCCAATATTGCCAAGGCCACTGCCCCTTCTAGGGCCAAGTCCTGCAGCTCCTCCCACATCTAGTGAGGTCTGGGGCAGGTTTTTCGCTTTGGGTTTGAAGAGAGCAGTCAACCTTCTAAATAGTTGAGAATAGTAGGAGCTGGAGGGAACAAAATGTATATCTTCTTACAGTTTTAAAAGAGCATTTAATCTTTTAAGTAGTGAGGGGTTGAGGTGAGATTagttttaacaaaatatgtatcttctttttgttccttttccacaTAAGTAACTTCTgggtaaatataaatatgtgctAGATAGagatattcaatattttttccaatgTTATTCCTTTTAATTGAAGGTTTATTTTGCTTCagaatatgaatatatgaatgacaTGGCTCTCACATTTTTTGCTGTTTAAAAGTTAcagttttggaatttttaaaacaaattgaaaatagtCAATATTTTGTTCATGATCTAGACAAGCTAATGCAGCATTGGAGCAGGATTTTCATGGAGATGTGAAAGAATCTAACAGTAAAATGGTTGGGgtcacaaaatggaggaaaaaaataaaaacttataataCGTTCAATTATTGGTTTGCCTTATTccttttagtctttctttttgtaatattAAAAGATATCTACCTGGATTTGCTTAGCTTATTAAAGAATGTTTGTTTATTGTAGAACATTGCATATTCTCTTATACATACTGGATTAAGAAAAAACTCTGATGGGAGCTTGATATTTTTGGGattcaaaataatcatataaTAAATCTCAATCATTAAAAAACCAACATTTCCCAGTCAGTATGCCAAGTCCTTTATAATACAGTATGTATATTTCAACATCCCTATAAGATAAGGCTTACACATGAATAACTTGCAAATTTCTCAAGTTCACAAGGCTGGTAAGTGATAGAGCTTAGATTAGACTCTTGGTTTGGATTTGTCTAAAGCCCACATTTTTCCAGTCCTTCTAGCA
This DNA window, taken from Equus przewalskii isolate Varuska chromosome X, EquPr2, whole genome shotgun sequence, encodes the following:
- the LOC103552384 gene encoding melanoma-associated antigen B1-like, with protein sequence MPRGQKSKLRAREKRRQARGETQSLRGAQATGAAAEESPSSPVSGGTPPSSPAAGTPQEPQGAPVTSSPDAGVSCPRSDEGAKSQDEQNASTSQAATSTQSTHKDPLTRKVSMLVQFLLEKYKMKEPIVQAALLKIVNKKYKEHFPEILRRSSEHLELVFGLELKEVDPSNHVYILVSKLGLLGNESLSSDKGLPKTSLLMTLLGVIFMKGNRATEEEIWEFLNVLGVYAERKNLIFGEPRKLITKDFVQEKYLEYRQVPNSDPPCYEFLWGPRAYAETNKMKVLEVLAKINDTVPTAFPNLYEEALRDEEERAGVKFAARAANIAKATAPSRAKSCSSSHI